The genomic stretch tctaagagctTGATTCTTATAttaagtctattttttatgtgcaaataaaagttagggtggtcctgaaatcgactaaataaaaaaaaactaacttttttattcgcagaaataaatgtatacattcatcggcacagttgtagatcaactaattttaagcaactttcggtatttcttcacaatatttatacaatatttgttctttcaaatgataccaaaaaatattatttatgtttgccctaaacggagacatcaatattttaaaagggcctatttttaaaatagaaatagtgaaaactcttcatctgtacagaatatcgacaatgttttttcgtcaaaattggtgtatttttgattaaagttaccgaagaaaactttgtttctaaatttgaattgaaaaaatagagcgaaaagactgtttttggaaaccaaatttaatgtctacaaaaaggttttttacaaagttacttagaattagttgatctacaagtttgccaagaatgtttacaattatttatgcaaataaaaacaagttagtttgtttttatttcgttgattttaggaccaccctaactttcatttgcacataaatagaggactatgtataagaaacaactttttacaaaaactatggcttttaACCGCAAACAAAAATCGCAACGagaagctcatgtccgcctaaattgccttactgtaccactgtgcaatgagtttagttacctttttcaccacaagagggggtgttccctgtctgtcttcacggaaatatatgggaaattcgagagtgaactatattgttattttaagatatttgatgcCACTTTAAAATATTTGAATCAAAAAGTCAAACTTGTAGTACagattttttagtttaaaatattatatatatcaaaaatgtcaattcaaaattaaattgagTTCTTAAACAAACTTTATCATTTCCATCATTGCCTTTTCAGCATGGGTTTTGCTGGCCATGCTTCTGGCAGCACTGAAGCAGGCGTACACCGTGGATTACTGCGATGAAACCATTTGCCCCGCAAGCAAGCCGAACATCGGCTGCCAAAACGACGGCAAACTGAGCAAGCAGTGCCCACCGGGTGCGAAAGTGATCGAGATGACCGACGAGCTGAAGAATTTGATTCTAGATACGCACAACAAGTACCGTAGTACACTGGCAACCGGTGGAGTCGGCTGGCTGCCAAAGGCTTCCGCTATGCCTACTTTGGTATGTTGCAATCAttcacgaaaaacgaaacataaaccTTTGAtggttttttctctctcttatcCAACAGACTTGGGATGCGGATCTTGCCGAAACTGCCCAGATGAACTCGAACCGGTGTGTTCGGGGACATGATGCCTGCCATAATACTGACAAGTACCTGAACTCCGGTCAGAACATAAACTATTTTGCCACAAGTGTCGATACCATCGACGTTAAGGAGCAGGTTCCCAACTTAATTACCAGCTGGTGGGACGAAAGACACGATGTTCACAAGAAAATGGTTAAGACCATGTATGATCCTGGCAAGAGGTGATATTTTTCTCAACTCCACTAAAGTATCAAATAAAAACTTTTGATGTTGTTGTTACAGCATAATGGTGTTCCACTTTGCCGTTCTGGCCAGCGATAAGGTCAACAAGATCGGCTGCGGTATCACCCAGTGGAAGCCCCCGGGCGGTTGGATGCAGATCTATCTGGTGTGCAACTATTCGTTCAA from Wyeomyia smithii strain HCP4-BCI-WySm-NY-G18 chromosome 3, ASM2978416v1, whole genome shotgun sequence encodes the following:
- the LOC129731321 gene encoding antigen 5 like allergen Cul n 1-like; its protein translation is MIRLAKSWVLLAMLLAALKQAYTVDYCDETICPASKPNIGCQNDGKLSKQCPPGAKVIEMTDELKNLILDTHNKYRSTLATGGVGWLPKASAMPTLTWDADLAETAQMNSNRCVRGHDACHNTDKYLNSGQNINYFATSVDTIDVKEQVPNLITSWWDERHDVHKKMVKTMYDPGKSIMVFHFAVLASDKVNKIGCGITQWKPPGGWMQIYLVCNYSFNDFIGIPIYETGEPCSKCQKGCNPKYAGLCNEDEPVPQLIDYPAGS